The following are encoded together in the Osmia lignaria lignaria isolate PbOS001 chromosome 13, iyOsmLign1, whole genome shotgun sequence genome:
- the LOC117602200 gene encoding uncharacterized protein LOC117602200 isoform X2: MVAEFVARQSGSPINGETACLNSNMPATHTMAHAGHGGHGGHDAHGPLPPLTHPSHHGGPPSMQQQQQHQHPPQQPPPQQQQPQHLHHHHQAQQQQAQQQQQQQQQQQQQQQQQQQHQQQLHHDAQQRKQREFIPDNKKDDSYWDRRRRNNEAAKRSREKRRFNDMVLEQRVMELSKENHILKAQLEAIRDKFGICGEAVISTEHVLAALPAEPPISVKRAKLPPSAALLYARTPSPVHTSVIHQPVSGARSPRSPAQLYVPETTTYPETESFQYPHPYVSAMHLDTTSALNLSRGRRAQSPFELSSGSGDEGPQLTVNPAANNSLPHKLRHKSRIGDKDAASALLALQGIKQEPGPRASPPWDNEGSSDERDSGISLGAEWTGPTVPTVPESEREVKSRLDRLASEVASLQSILRLGKPADSLVTGHSLPVNTTVSGP, from the exons ATGGTGGCAGAATTTGTCGCCCGTCAGAGTGGATCACCGATCAACGGTGAGACCGCGTGTCTGAACAGCAACATGCCGGCCACCCACACAATGGCACACGCCGGCCACGGTGGTCATGGTGGACACGATGCTCATGGACCTTTGCCACCACTGACGCATCCTTCGCACCATGGTGGGCCACCGTCcatgcagcagcagcagcaacaccaGCATCCACCTCAACAGCCACCGCCGCAACAGCAACAGCCCCAGCACCTCCATCACCACCATCAGGCTCAGCAGCAACAGgcccaacagcagcagcagcagcagcagcagcagcagcagcagcagcaacaacagcagcagcatcaACAACAACTTCATCACGATGCCCAACAG CGCAAGCAACGGGAGTTCATACCGGACAACAAGAAGGATGACAGCTACTGGGACCGCAGAAGACGCAACAACGAGGCTGCCAAGCGGTCTCGCGAGAAGAGGCGTTTCAACGACATGGTGCTCGAGCAACGAGTGATGGAGCTGAGCAAGGAGAACCACATCCTGAAGGCGCAGCTCGAGGCGATAAGGGACAAGTTTGGTATCTGTGGCGAAGCTGTGATCAGCACGGAACACGTGCTCGCCGCGCTACCAGCCGAACCACCTATTAGCGTTAAAAGGGCAAAATTGCCACCCTCGGCGGCGCTACTCTATGCCAGGACACCGAGCCCGGTGCACACGTCCGTTATCCATCAACCGGTAAGCGGAGCACGGTCGCCAAGGTCACCTGCACAACTGTACGTTCCCGAAACTACCACGTACCCGGAAACGGAAAGCTTCCAATATCCCCATCCCTACGTATCGGCCATGCACCTCGACACGACGAGCGCGTTAAACCTGTCCCGCGGGCGACGCGCGCAATCGCCGTTCGAGTTGTCGTCCGGCAGCGGTGACGAGGGCCCTCAGTTGACGGTCAATCCGGCAGCTAACAACAGTTTGCCCCACAAACTGAGACACAAGTCGCGTATCGGCGACAAGGACGCGGCCAGTGCGCTATTGGCACTTCAGGGTATCAAACAAGAGCCAGGACCAAGGGCGTCGCCACCATGGGACAACGAAGGATCCAGCGACGAACGGGACTCGGGCATTTCCTTGGGGGCCGAATGGACCGGGCCCACCGTCCCTACCGTTCCTGAAAGCGAAAGGGAGGTGAAGTCGAGGCTCGATCGTCTCGCCTCCGAAGTCGCTTCCCTTCAATCGATACTCCGCCTTGGCAAGCCGGCGGACAGTCTGGTCACGGGTCATTCGTTGCCCGTCAACACCACCGTCAGCGGGCCGTGA
- the LOC117602200 gene encoding uncharacterized protein LOC117602200 isoform X1 encodes MVAEFVARQSGSPINGETACLNSNMPATHTMAHAGHGGHGGHDAHGPLPPLTHPSHHGGPPSMQQQQQHQHPPQQPPPQQQQPQHLHHHHQAQQQQAQQQQQQQQQQQQQQQQQQQHQQQLHHDAQQVTHPENFPPNFDIRKELFSQRKQREFIPDNKKDDSYWDRRRRNNEAAKRSREKRRFNDMVLEQRVMELSKENHILKAQLEAIRDKFGICGEAVISTEHVLAALPAEPPISVKRAKLPPSAALLYARTPSPVHTSVIHQPVSGARSPRSPAQLYVPETTTYPETESFQYPHPYVSAMHLDTTSALNLSRGRRAQSPFELSSGSGDEGPQLTVNPAANNSLPHKLRHKSRIGDKDAASALLALQGIKQEPGPRASPPWDNEGSSDERDSGISLGAEWTGPTVPTVPESEREVKSRLDRLASEVASLQSILRLGKPADSLVTGHSLPVNTTVSGP; translated from the coding sequence ATGGTGGCAGAATTTGTCGCCCGTCAGAGTGGATCACCGATCAACGGTGAGACCGCGTGTCTGAACAGCAACATGCCGGCCACCCACACAATGGCACACGCCGGCCACGGTGGTCATGGTGGACACGATGCTCATGGACCTTTGCCACCACTGACGCATCCTTCGCACCATGGTGGGCCACCGTCcatgcagcagcagcagcaacaccaGCATCCACCTCAACAGCCACCGCCGCAACAGCAACAGCCCCAGCACCTCCATCACCACCATCAGGCTCAGCAGCAACAGgcccaacagcagcagcagcagcagcagcagcagcagcagcagcagcaacaacagcagcagcatcaACAACAACTTCATCACGATGCCCAACAGGTGACACACCCTGAAAATTTCCCCCCGAACTTCGACATCAGAAAAGAGCTATTTTCTCAGCGCAAGCAACGGGAGTTCATACCGGACAACAAGAAGGATGACAGCTACTGGGACCGCAGAAGACGCAACAACGAGGCTGCCAAGCGGTCTCGCGAGAAGAGGCGTTTCAACGACATGGTGCTCGAGCAACGAGTGATGGAGCTGAGCAAGGAGAACCACATCCTGAAGGCGCAGCTCGAGGCGATAAGGGACAAGTTTGGTATCTGTGGCGAAGCTGTGATCAGCACGGAACACGTGCTCGCCGCGCTACCAGCCGAACCACCTATTAGCGTTAAAAGGGCAAAATTGCCACCCTCGGCGGCGCTACTCTATGCCAGGACACCGAGCCCGGTGCACACGTCCGTTATCCATCAACCGGTAAGCGGAGCACGGTCGCCAAGGTCACCTGCACAACTGTACGTTCCCGAAACTACCACGTACCCGGAAACGGAAAGCTTCCAATATCCCCATCCCTACGTATCGGCCATGCACCTCGACACGACGAGCGCGTTAAACCTGTCCCGCGGGCGACGCGCGCAATCGCCGTTCGAGTTGTCGTCCGGCAGCGGTGACGAGGGCCCTCAGTTGACGGTCAATCCGGCAGCTAACAACAGTTTGCCCCACAAACTGAGACACAAGTCGCGTATCGGCGACAAGGACGCGGCCAGTGCGCTATTGGCACTTCAGGGTATCAAACAAGAGCCAGGACCAAGGGCGTCGCCACCATGGGACAACGAAGGATCCAGCGACGAACGGGACTCGGGCATTTCCTTGGGGGCCGAATGGACCGGGCCCACCGTCCCTACCGTTCCTGAAAGCGAAAGGGAGGTGAAGTCGAGGCTCGATCGTCTCGCCTCCGAAGTCGCTTCCCTTCAATCGATACTCCGCCTTGGCAAGCCGGCGGACAGTCTGGTCACGGGTCATTCGTTGCCCGTCAACACCACCGTCAGCGGGCCGTGA